TCGAGCGAGTGGGTGGTCAAGACGAGCTTCGCCCCGCTGAGCTGCTTGACCAGACAGCCCGCCAAGTGCGTGTACCAGGTGTGGCAGTGGACGATGTCGGCCTCGCCCACCAGCCCGGCCATCACCAGGTTGCGCTGCACGGTGTCCATGAACTTGGCGTGGCGCGGGTCCTGCGCGGGCAACGTGAATCCGGCCTCTACGCCCTGCACGCGCAGCTTGCCCGAACTCTCGGCCTGGTCGCCAAACGAGAAGACATTCACCTCGTGCGCGCCGCCGTCCAGCCGCAGCAGCTCGCGGCTGAGGTATTCGACGTGGACGCCGGCCCCACCGTAGATGTAGGGCGGGTACTCGTTGGTCAGCAGGGTGATCTTCATCCGCCGTCCTTTCCCCTCGTCTTTGGTTTCGCCCGCATCTTAACGGAGTCGCCGGGCTTTGGCAAGGACCACTTGGCAAGGACCACTTGGCGAGCGCTAGGCCGGCCAGACCTTGCGGCCGCCGCCCGGCGGCGTCACCGCGTCGATCTTTCGCATCGCCTCCTCGCCGAGCGGCGGCAGGGAGGCGACCGAGAGGTTCTGCTCGAGCTGCGAGACGTTCTTCGCTCCCGGAATCACCGTCGTCACCGCCGGGTGCGCCAGGACGAACTGAAGGGCCAACTGCGCCATCGTACGTCTGTTCGTGAGCGAGCGCAGGGCTTTCACCTTAGCCAGATCGTCCAGATAAACCTCCCTCTCCTCGGGCACCTCCTGCCAGCGCCTGCGGAAGTCCCCCTCGGGAAAGGCGCTGTCGGCGTCGAATTTATCCGTCAACAGGCCCATCGCCAAGGGTCCCCGCACGATGACGGCGACGCCGTGCTCCTGGCAGTAGGGGAAAATCTCCGCTTCGGGCGTGCGGTTCAAGATGCTGTAGTCGATCTGCAAACTGTCGCAACCACCGTCATGGTTGAAGGCCCCCAGGTAGTCGAAGTCGCTGGTGCTGACGCCGTAGGCGCGCACCTTGCCCTCCTTTTTGAGGCGCGCGAAGCCCTCCAAAAAGACCTCCATCGTCGGCTCGCGAAAGTTGATGTGACTCTGGATGAGGTCCAGGTAATCGGTCCCTAGCCGCCGCAGATTGCTCTCGACGCCGGCGACGAGCCCATCGACCGTGTCGTAGGCACTCCGCCCCCGCGCGCCGTCGAAGCCCGTCCAGCCGATCTTGCTGGCGACGACGAACCTTTCGCGCCGCCCCTTCATCGCCCGGCCCAGGAGTTCCTCGCTGTGGCCCTGGCCGTAGACGTCGGCGGTATCGAAAAAGGTGACGCCGCCCTCCAGCGCCGCCTCGATGGTCTCCAGAGACGCCTTGTCGTCCACCGGCCCCCACTCGTCGCCGCCCGCGGCCCAGAGGCCCAGGCCGAGGCGAGTCACCAGGATGCCGGTCTTGCCCAACGCGCGCGCCTCGAGCTCGCGCCTCGTTTTCTCCGTCGTTTTCTCCGTCGTTTTCTCCGTCGTTTTCTCCGTCATTATGCTCCTCCAACGGCTATTTTGACGCAGCGGAGGGACGCGAAAAAGAGGATAGGCACGGTAAGGTTTGCAACGCTTCGAAGGCCCTTTTCAGGAGAACGCGTAAGGCGTTCCTACAGTGCGCTGGGGGACAGTGTGACTTATGGAGAAAAGTGTGATTTAGTTGTCTCGTGGCGCCCCCCGGCCTACCTCCTGACCGCTCGCCCGCCGCGGCCGATGCCCGGCGCAAATGGTACATCCTGGCTTCGGTCAGCACCGGCGCGTTTCTGGCGACCGTGATGGCGACCAGCATCAACGTTGCCACACCGACCCTGGTGCGCGTCTTCGCGACCGACTTCGCGGTGGTGCAGTGGGTGGTGTTGGCCTATCTGATGGTGAGCACCACGCTGCTCCTCAGCATCGGCCGGCTGGCCGACATGCTCGGCAAAAAGCCGCTCTTCGTCGCCGGCTTCGTCATCTTCACGCTCGGCTCGCTGCTCTGCCCGCTTTCGCCCACGATCTACTGGCTGATCGGCTTCCGGGTGGTGCAGGGGCTCGGAGCGGCGCTGCTCACCGCCTTGTCGCTGGCCATCGTGACCGAAACCTTTCCCGACGAGGAGCGCGGCAAGGCCATCGGCGTGAGCGGCTCGATCTTGTCGAGCGGCATCGTCATCGGCCCGACCTTGGGGGGCTTCCTGGTCGACGCGCTCTCCTGGCAGTGGGTCTTTCTCGTCAACGTGCCCATCGGCGTACTCGGCACCTTGGCGGCCTTGCGCTTCATTCCGGCCTCGCCGGCTAGAGGCGGGCAACGCTTCGACCTTGCGGGCGCGGCGCTGCTCTTCGTCAGTTTGATAGCTGCGCTGCTGGCGCTCACCCTCGGCCAGCAGGAGGGTTTCGGCAGCCCGCGCGTGCTCGGCCTCTTCGCCCTCGGCATCCTCAGCGGCGGGCTCTTCATCGTCACAGAGGCCAAGGTGCCGGAGCCCATGCTCGAGCTGACCCTCTTCAGGAACACGCTCCTCAGCATCGGCCTCGTCACCGGGCTGGCGACCTTCGTGGCGATCTCGGGGACGATCTTCCTGATGCCCTTTTACCTCGAGGGCGTGCTCGGCTACCCGCCCCGGCAGGTCGGGGTGCTCATGGCCATCGTGCCGGTGGTCCTGGTCGTCATCGCGCCCATCTCCGGCGCGCTCTCGGACAGGTTCGGCAGCCGGCTCATCACCGTCCTCGGCCTCGCCCTCATTCTGAGCGGCTACCTCGCCGTCGGCACCCTGGACGAAGAGACCACCGCGCTCGGCTACGTCCTGCGCTTCTTGCCGCTCGGCCTGGGTATGGGCACCTTCCAGGCACCCAACAACTCCGCCATCATGGGCGCGGTGCCCAAGGCGTATCTGGGCGTCGCCGGCGGCCTCCTGACCATGACCCGCACCTTCGGCGCCACCGCGGGCATCGCCGCGCTGGGCGCCCTGTGGGCGACGCGGGTAGCGCTCAGAGCAGCACAAGAGGGCGGGCCGAGCGCCTCGGCCGCGGCCCAGGTCGCCGGCTTGCAGGACATGTTCGTGGCCGTTCAGGTGATGATCCTCTTGGCGCTGCTCTTGAGCCTCTGGGGGCTCCTGGCCGAGCGGCGCACCCCGAGCACAAGCGCCTAGGCGTCACACTTGTCCAGGACCTCTGCCCAGGACCTCGAGGTAGGCCGCCATGAAGCCGGGCAGATCCCGGTAGTGCTGAGCGGTGACGAGATTGCCGTCGGTGACGATGCGGTCCTCGTGGTAGTGGGCGCCGGCGTTCTCGAGGTCGTCGCGGGTGGAGGGGTGGCCGGTGAGGCGGCGGCCCTTTACTACCCGGGCGCTGATCAAGACCCAGCCCGCGTGGCAGATGCTGCCCAGCGGCCGCTTCGCCGCGTCGACGGTGCGCACGATCTCGAGCATCGCCGGATGCCTGCGCATGCGGTCGGGCGCGTAGCCGCCGGGCACGATGAGCCCGGCGAGCTCGTCGGCCTTGACCTCTGCGGCGGCCGCCTCGGCCTCTACCTCGAGCCCCTCTTTCGAACGGTAGGCCTTTACTTCCGGGCCGATGACGAGCGGCTCGAAGCCCGCCTCCTGCACCCGGTAGTAGGGATAGATGAACTCGCGATCGTCGAAGTGGTCTTCGGTGAAGATGCCGATGTGCATGGTGGCCTCCTGAGACCATCCTAAGCCAAGGACGCGCCTCCTCCTCGAGCCGAGCGACAGTGAGCCGAACAACAGTGAGCCGAACAACAGGGTGCGCTGTTGATGAAGCCCCGGCGCTTGTCTTGCCTCACGGGCTCAGGTATCCTCGAGTCGAGACCCTACTCCAGGAGGAAGACCATGCCCAAGCCCCTTGCGCTCCTCGCGGCGCTCACCCTGACCCTCAGCCTCAGCCTCGGCCTCGCCCAGGATCTCGCCCAGGACCTCGGCGGCCGCGTCATCACCATCGGCTCCGACACCACCTATCCGCCCTTCGAGTTCGTCGCCGAGGACGGTTCCACCGTGGGCTTCGACGTGGACGTCATGAACGCCATCTGCGAGCGGGTGAACTGCCTGCCGCAGTTTCAGACGGCGGCCTGGGACGGCATCTTTCCGGCTCTGGCCGCGGGCGAGTTCGACATGGTCGTCTCGGGCGTGACCATCACCGAGGAGCGCGCCCAGATCGTCGAGTTCAGCGAGCCCTACCTCTCCTTTACCCAGGTCGTGGTGGTGCGCGCCGGCCAGAGCGAGATCGACGCCGAGACCTTGCGCACGGGCAACCATACCGTCGCCGCCCAGATCGGCACCACCAACGAGGCGCAGGCCACCGACCTCGCCGGCGAGGCCAACGTGCGCTCCTACGACACCTTCGACCTGGCCTTTTTGGCGCTCTTGAACGGCGACGTCGACGCGGTCATCAGCGACGAGCCCACCGCCGAGGAGTTCGTGCAGCTCTACGCGGGAGAGCTCGAGATCAGCGACCGCGACCTCACCTCCGAGGAGCTCGGCTTCGCCTTCCAGCAGGGCAGCGAGCTCATCGACCCCATCAACGCGGGCCTGGCCATGATCCGTGAGGACGGGACGCTCGACGCCCTCGTCGAACAGTGGTTCAGCGGCGAGGCCGCGGAATAAGCGGCAGGACGAGCTATGATTCCAGTGGCCCCAGGCACGCCTGGGGCTTTTTTCTGCCGGGCCGCGACTGCTAGACTAGAGCGTCCTAACGGACCCGGAGGTGACGTGAAGAAGGCAAGCGCGCTCGGGTCTCAACCCGCACCGCGGCGCAAGCACGGCGACAAGCGCGGAGGCGTCTTCGGCCGCCTGCGCCCCAGCTACCTCATCTTGCTCGTCATCGGCGCCGCCTCCCTCTACCTCTTTCTCACCCAGCCCAGCTACGCCCAGACGCTGCGCTTTTTGCGGCCCGGCGTCCTGATCACGGCCGTCGCCACCCTGTCGGGCTATCTGGGCGCCTCGGTCCTGGGCCTGGTGCTCGCCGCGCTGCTCCTCTTGAGGCTCGGCCGGCGGACCATCCTCACTTTTTCGGTTTTGACGGCGGTTCTGGCGGCCGGAAGCCTCTACTTCTTCAACGCGGCGTCTCAGAGCTACAGCCTCGTCGGCGCCGAGGAGGGCAACCTGGCGGTCGTCGCCGGCACGCCCCGGCGGGCCATCGACGAAGCCCGGGGCACGCCGCCACGGCCCTTTCGCAGCTTCGCCTCGAGCGAGGCGGCCCTGGCGGCCCTGGCCGAGGGCGGCGCGACGGGGGCGCTCGTGCCGGAGGGTGCAGCGCCGGAGGCGCAGGGAGCGACCATCACCCTGCTTTCCGACGCCGACCGTCGCGCCGGCGTGACCCTGGCGGTCCTGGCCGTCTTGCTGCTGCTCCTCACCTTCGGCGCCTGGACGAGCCGCGAGCACCCGCTGGCCATCTTCGCCGAGCTCTACGTGGACCTGGTGAGGGGCATCCCCATGCTGGTCGTGCTCATCTACGTGGGCTTCGTCATCGCGCCGGCCGTGCGCGACGCCAGCGCGGGCGTCGTCAACCTGCCCAACCTGACCCGCGGCATCTTGGGGCTCATGCTCGGCTACGCGGCCTACCTGGCCGAGATCTTTCGCGCCGGCATCGAGGCGGTTCCGAGGGGCCAGAGCGAGGCCGCCCGCAGCCTGGGCCTGACGGGCGCCCAGACCATGCGCTTCGTGATCCTGCCGCAGGCGCTGCGCATCGTCATCCCGCCGCTCGGCAACGAGTTCATCGCCATGCTCAAGGACTCGTCGCTGCTCACCATCCTCTCGGTCACCGAGATAACCCAGCTCGCCCGGCAAAACCAGTCGCGGACGTTTAACACCTTTGAGACCTGGAACACCGCCGCGCTCCTCTACCTGGCCCTGACGCTGGCCGCCTCGAGCCTCTTAGACCGCCTCGAGCGGCGCAGCAAGCGCGCGGAGCGGTAGCTTGTGCCGACGGCGACCATCGACCTCTCCGCGCTCAGCCACAACCTGGGGCGGGTTCGCCAACGCCTCCAGCCCGGGGTCGGCGTCATGGCCGCCGTCAAAGCCGACGCCTACGGCCACGGCAGCGCCGAGGTGGCGCGGCGGCTCGCGGCCGAGGGGGTCGCCTGGCTCGGCGTGGCGACGGCCGAGGAGGCGCTCTCCCTGCGCCGCGCCGGCGTCACGGCGTCCATCCTCGTCTTCAGCCCGGTCTATGAGCGGCTCGAGGCGCTCATAGACCACGGCGTCGCCCTCACGGTGGTGGACGAGAGCAGCCTGGGCAGCGCGGCTGAAGCCGCCGACCGGGCGGACCGGCGGGCAAGCGTCCACATCAAGGTAGATACCGGCATGGGCCGTCTGGGCAAGCCCCCCGGCGACGTTACCGGACTCATCGAGGCCGCCGACCGCGACAAGAGGGTGGAGGTCCAGGGCTTGTGGACGCACTTCGCCTGCGCCGACGACGACAGGCCGGACGTCACGCGCCGGCAGATCGGGGCGTTCAGCGAGCTGGTAGGGGCGCTCGAGCGCCGTGGCCTTGACATCCCCCTCAAGCACGCCGCCAACTCCGCGGCCATCTTCGCCTTTCCCGAGGCGCAGTTCGACCTGGTGCGGCCGGGCATCGCCCTCTACGGTTATCACTCGAGCCCCTTCATCGCCGGGCTCGAGGCCGCGCTCCGTCCCGTCATGACGCTGACGGCGCCCGTCACCTTCGTCAAGAGGGTGAGGGCGGGCGCGGCCATCTCCTACGGCGCGCTCTGGCACGCGCCCCAAGCCACCACCGTCGCCACCGTCCGCATCGGCTACGCCGATGGCTACCCAAGAGCCTTGAGCGGCAAGGCTCGAGTCGGCGTCCACGGCCGTCTCTGCCCGGTCGCGGGCCGGATCTGCATGGACCAGCTCATGGTGGACGTAGGCGACTTAGGCGTGCGGGTAGGCGACCGGGTCACACTCCTGGGCGGGGCGGGGCCGAGCGCCGAGGACCTGGGAGAGCTCGCCGGGACCATCTCCTATGAGCTTCTGACCGGCCTAGGGGCGCGGGTGAGGCGCATCTACCAGCGCGCTTGACCTGCTAGTCCGCGCCCAGCGCGAAGTGCGCGGTGTTCAGGTTCTGGTTGACCTTGATCTCGAGCACGTGCACCTCCTGGACGAGGGTGGCCTCGCCGCCCTCTAAGTGATAGCTCCTGATGAGGAAGGAAAACCAGAAGCCGTTCACCCGGCGCTCGTCCTCGTAGAGCTTGATGTCGGTGGGCGCGCCGCTGTCCGAGACCGCACCCGGTATCACCCGGGCGATGAGGTGGCCGCTCGAGTCGAAGAGATACTTGTCGCTGTCGCCGGGGATGGCGAACTGCTCGCCCTCGACGAGGTCCAGATAGCGCATCCGACCCTCGTAGACGGCCTCCGGCAGGCCTCGAGCGGGCCAGGTGGCGTCGCCCGCCAAGATACCGTCGAAGTGGTGCTCGTCGTCGGCCATTTCGCTTACGCTGCCGGTGACGAGGTCGACGACGCGGGCCGTGCCGTTCACGTAGCTCGTCCTCTTGATCACCCTGCCGCCGGCATAGTCCTCGTTGACGAGGCGGCGGTGCTCGAAGTCGACGAGGCTGCGCCAGTGCATCTCCATGGTGGGATGCTCGCCGTCTTGACCGTAGAAGATATTGCGCTGCTCGCGCTCCAAGTTGCGCATCTCGGTCTCGCTGTAGCGCGCCAGCGCCTGGAGCAAGACGTCCCGACCATCTCCTCCTTGGCCCGCGGCCAGGAGGCCGAAGCTGAGGAGCAGGCTGAAAAATACCCGGTGCATCCTTTAGATTATCCTATCCTAAAGACGAGCGAGACCATACGGGTCACCATAGTCAGACCCCCATAGCCACCGTCATAGCCACCTCATAGCCACCGTGGCTCCAAAAGCTTCAAGGGTCGACGAGGTCAAGGCCGCGCCGTCTACCGCACCCTCATCTTCACCCCCACCATCCTCTCGGTGGTCTTGATCGGCTTCGTGTGGCGGCTCATCTTGAGCCCGCTCTGGGGCATCTCGCAAGACGCGCTCAACATCGTCGGCCTCGAGCACCTGAACAGGCCCTGGCTGGGCCTCGAGAGCACCGCGCTCGTCACGCTGTCGCTGGTGTCGGTCTGGCAGTGGGTGGGCATCCCCATGCTGCTCTTCTTGGCGGCCTTGATCAGCATTCCCGAGGAGGTCGTCGAGGCGGCCAGGGTGGACGGTGCGAACGCCTGGCAGGTCTTTTGGGGGATCAAGTTCCCGCTGATTTTGCCCACGGTGGGCATCGTTGGGGTCTTGACGTTCGTCAGCAACTTCAACGCCTTCGACCTCATCTACACCACCCAGCGCGCGCTGGCCGGACCGAATTTCTCGACCGACATTTTAGGCACGCTCTTTTTCAGGACCTTTTTCGGGGTGCAGCTCCAGCCCGGCAACCCCACCATGGGCGCCACGGTCGCGGGCGTCATGTTCCTGATCATCATGACCGGCGTCCTGCTCTACTTCTTCGGCTGGCAGCGCCGCCTGCAGAGGGTTGAGTACTGAGGTGGGAAGGTCAGGCCAGCGTCTCCAGATCCTGCTCGCCCACCTCCTGCTCTTGGGCTACACGGCCCTGGCGCTCTTCCCGGTGCTGCTCATCGTCATCAACTCCCTCAAGAGCCGCCGGGCCATCTTTGGCAGCCCTTACGCCCTGCCCAACCGTGAGACCTTCGACCCGGTGGGCTACCACACCGTCCTCAGCAACGCCCGCTTCGACCTCTACTTTTTGAACAGCCTGATCGTCACGCTCGGCTCGCTCTTCATCATTCTGCTGGTCTCCTCGATGGCCGCCCACGCGCTGGCCGAGTACGAGTTTTTCGGCAACACCTTCATGTCGCTCTACCTGGCGCTCGGCATCATGATCCCGATTCGCCTGGCCACGGTGAGCCTGCTCAGGCTGATGGTCGATCTCAACCTCGCGGGGACGCTGTGGTCCTTGATCCTGGTCTACGCCGCCCAGGGCATTCCCCTCGCCGTCTTTATCCTGACGCTCTTCATGCAGGGGGTGCCGCGCGACCTCAAGGACGCCGCGCGCATCGACGGCGCCAGCGAGTACCGCATCTACACGCTGGTCCTGCCGCTGATCCGGCCCGCCCTCGGCACCGTCGCGGTCTTCAACATGATCCCCATCTGGAACGACCTGTGGTTCCCGCTCATCTTAGCGCCCGCCGAGAGGACCAAGACCGTCATCCTCGGCGCCCAAGTCTTCCTGGGCCAGTACGTCAACGACTGGAACGCTGTCCTGGCCTCGCTGACCTTGGCGATGGTGCCGGTGGTGGTTCTCTACGTCGTCTTCTCGAGGCAGCTCATCCGCGGGCTGACCTCGGGCGCCGTCAAGTGAGTGGACGGCGTCGGCAGTTCCTACAGCGTGCCGGTTTCAGTGAAGTGGTCTCACGCACGCCTCAACACAACGGGCTGCTCACGCTCCGCCGACTCGTAACAGGCCAGCGCCACCCGCAAGGCTTCATAACCATCACGCCAAGTCACCGCTGGTTCGCACCCTTCACGAATGCTGGCGACGAACTCCTCGAGCATCGCCTGGTTGGCGTCCGAACCCCAATTGAGCCAAGTCGGATTGCGGGGCAGCCTCCCCGAGTAGGCGGTGATGGCCTGGGCAAGAGCGTCCAAGCTCACCGCTCCCCTCTCCCCCACCAGCTCCATCTTGAGATGTCCCCAGCGCGGATAGCTCGTCGGGCGGCTCCAGGAGCAGTCGATGCTGGCAAAGACGCCGTTCTCGAAGGTCAGCGTCACCAGCCCGGCGGTGTCCACGTCCACCTCGCCGGGGCAGAAGGGGTTACCCACCTCGGCGTAGACTTCGGCGACTTCGCAGTTCAAATACCAGCGCAAGAGGTCCACCAGGTGCACGGTGTGGTCCATCACCGCGCCGCCTCCGGCCAGATCCTTCTGGGCGAACCAGGCGCGCTGATGTCGCGGGGTCTCGCTGTGGTTGACCCCGTTCACGCCGTAGAGTTCGCCCAACTCGCCGCGCGCCAGCAACGCCTTGACAATGCGGACGGACGGGTCGAAGCGCATCGGGAAAGCGGTCATGAAGTGCACGCCGTGCCGCCGACAAACCTCACCCATCGCCTCGGCAGCCTCGAGCGTGACCTCGATGGGCTTCTCGCAGAGGACGTGAGCACCCGCCGCTGCCGCCATAGCGACGAGCTCGCGGCGGCGGGCATTCTCCGAGCAGACGATAGCCCCGTCGAGCCCTTCGGCCAGCAGATCCTCGTGCCTCTGGAACCAGCGCACCCCGAACACCTCGGAGAAGTGCCGGCCACGCGCCTGATCGGTGTCGGAAAAACCGATGACCTCCACGCCGGGAACCCTGCCAAGGTTGCCGAGATAGCCCTCGGCGTGGAGGTGGGCAAAGCTCATGATGCCGAGGCGCATCACCGGCCTCCCAGGGTCACGCTGCGCCCGGTCCTCAAGGACTCCCGCGCGGCCAAGGCGAGCTCGAGCGCGGCCAGTGCCTCCTCCGGCGTCACCGCGAAGGGCTTGTCGTGGACAAACGCGTCATGGACGTGCTTGATTTCGGTGGTGTAGGGGTCTTCGGCCAAGGCCGAGAGCGGCAGGCCCACCGCTGCCACCTTGTCGGGGCCGCTCGGCAGCAGGTAGGAGTGGACCGTCTCGGTGCTGTCCGAATCCCACTCGAGCACCCCGTCCGTGCCGGCGAGGTCGAAGCCGGTGCGGAAAACGCCGGGTGGATAGGCCCAGCCACCCTCGACGAGGGCCATCGCGCCGCTCTCGAAGCGCAGGGTGACGAGCGCGTAGTCGCCGGGCGCGTCCGGCCGCAGCGCCCGCACCGACTTGGCGTAGACCCGCTTTGCCCGCCCGGCCAGAGAGAGCGCGTAGTCGAAGTCATGGACCATGAGGTCGAGGAGCATCCCTCCCGAGCGGCTCTCGTCGGCAAACCAACTCGTCTCGCCCTGCCTGGGCGCGTAGGAGACGCGCTTGAGCCTCACCACGCCGAGCGCGCCCACCTGGCCCGCCCGGACCGCCTCGGCGGCGGCGCGGTACTGCGGGAAAAAGCGCAGGACCATGGCGACGAAGAGGCGCACGCCGGCCCTCTCGCAGGCCGCTATCATGGCCCGGCCGTCCCCCAGCGTGAGCGCGATGGGCTTCTCGCAGACGACGTGCCTGCCCGCTTCGGCAGCCTGCAAGGTCATGTCGCGGTGCAGGTCGGTCGGCACACAGAGGTCGATCACGTCCACCTCCGCCAGCAGCTCCTCATAGCCCTCGTAAGCGCGCAGCCCATAGGGCTCCGCCAGCCGCGCCGCTGCCGGAAGATGCTCGGCGACGATGCCGGCCACCTCGGCCCCCGTCTGCCGCCAAGCCGCCAGATGCGCCCGGCCCATCGCCCCCGCTCCGACGATTCCCACTCGCACGACCCCACCACCTCCGCAAGGATGTCTTAACGTCATGTCCTCTTCTACACGGACTCTATCACGCCCGCCTACAGGCATAAACCGCCTGCCGAGACGCCCCTGCGGCAGTGAAAGCGCCGCTCGAGCCCCGTCGCCCGCCAGCCCTCGCCGCCCCGCCGCATCGCCAAACGCCAGTCGCTGCCAGCCACGGCGTCGTCCTTGAAGCCCCACTCGAGGACCACGCCCGCCGCCTCGTCCGCCGCCTCGTCCGCCGCCTCCAGGACGCGCAAGGTGAGCTCCCAGGTGTCGATTCCCAAAGAGGACTCGAGCGCCAGCTCTCGAACCGCTGCCAGGAGCAGCGCGCCGGGACTCGCCCAACCGCCTTCACGAAGCGCTTCGGGCAGTTCCGCCTCCTGCCAGGCGGTGCTGCCGGGCTCGAAGCCGTAGTCGCGAGCAGGCTCGAGCTCAGCCAGGCGCGGCTGCCAGAGGAGTCCGTCCTCTTGCCACCAGGCGCCCGTCGCCAAAGAGTCTCCCTGGCCCGACGCCATAACCAGCGGCGCCCACAAGACAACCAGAAGGACGGCAACCCTCGCCCAACTCGACCCCACCGTCACGGCCTCTCCCCTTTCGCAGCCTCCAGTTCGGCTCCTGCGGCCCCATCCAGCTCGGCCATCCTGCTTCAGCCGTCCACGGTGCTGTTTTCGGGCACCTCTGCGGGGGTCAGGGTGACGGGCGCCACCAGGACCGAGAGGATGCGGCGCTCGTCGGCCTCCTCGACCTCGAAGCGGTAGTCCTCATAGCTGATGGTCTCGCCGGGCTGCGGGATGTAGCCGAAGCGGCTGTAGAGAAAGCCCGCCAGGGTGTCGTACTCGCCCTCGTCGTCAAAGGCGACCTTGAGCTCGCTGCCGACGGTCTCCAGGTGCGTCTGCGAGCGGATGCGGTAGCAGCCGTCCCCCAAGGAGATGATCTCCTCGGCCTCTTCCTCGTCGGTCTCGTCGTAGATCTCGCCGGTTATCTCCTCGATGATGTCCTCCAAGGTGACCAGCCCGGCGGTGCCGCCGAACTCGTCCACCACGATGGCCATGTGATTTTTTCTGAGGCGCATCTCGCGCAGGAGGCTCATCACGTTCATGGTCTCGGGCACGTACTGCGGCGGCGCGGCGAGCTCGGCCACGCGCGTCTCGGTCAGGCTCTCCTTGCGCGTCAAGAAGGCCAAGAGGTCGCGGGCGAAGACGATGCCGCGCACGTCGTCCACGGTGCCCCGGTAGATGGGCACGCGGCTGTAGCCGTGCTCGGTCACCACCGTCAGCAGGTCGCCCAGATTGGCCTCCTCGGAGATCGCCACGATATCGACCCGCGGCACCATGACCTCGCGGACGCTCGTCTCCTCCAAGTCGATCACGCCGCGGATCATCTCCTGCTCCTGCGCCTCGATGACGCCCGACTCCTCGGCGCTCTGCAGCATCAGCCTCAGCTCGTTTTCGGTGATCAAGGGCGAATTGGCGGGCTCCAGACGAAAGAGCCTCAAGAAGCTGCTGGCGATAAAGGTAAAGACCTTGCCGAGCGGGTAGAGCACCACCGAGAGCCCGTAGACGGGCCGGATGACGAAGCGCGCCACCGCTACGGCGTGATGAACCGCGAAGGACTTGGGCGTGATCTCGCCGAAGACGAGCAGCAAAAAGGTCATGATGCCGGTAGCGTAGGCGAGCGCCACCGCCTCGGTGGTGCCGTAGCGTGCGGCGACGCCCAGAGTGATCTGGGTGACGAGCGCGGTCGCGGCGATATTGACCAGATTGTTGCCGATCAGCAAGGTGGTGATAAAGCGGGTGGGGTCCTTCTCGAGCAGCGCGAAGACGCCGCTAGGGTCCTTGCCCTCCTCGCGGATCTGGCGGATCTTCCAGCGGCCGACCGCGGTCAGGGCGGTCTCGGAGCCGGACAAGGTCGCCGACAAGAACAGGAGGACGACGAGCAGGCCTACCTGACCCAAAGAAATTTGCCCGCCCGCGCCGGCGGTTTGGGCCAGACCGAGAGGGAGCAAGCTGAAGAGGCTGATCAGGAGAAGGGGGTAGCGCCACCGTAGACGCGAACTGTGAGGCATCGATAGCGGATTCTAGCACAGTTTGGGGCGGAGTTGAACCGCCCTAATACCCTGCCACCTGTTTCAGGGCTGGTGCGGTTGGACAAGGGCTACCGAGAGCGGGGTCGGCAAAGCCCCATCCCGAGCCTGCTGACGCCCTTCACCGGCCCCGGCGTCCCAGGCATAGACCAGGCATGGAAGGGCGTCGGCTCGAGCGCTGCCAGCTAGCTGATGTCGGCCCGCGGGCTGCTCGTGACCAAGCACTGTGACCAAACACCGTGACCAAGCACCGTGACCAAGCATCATGGTCGAACGCAGTGCTGAAACACCCTGCGCCGCCTCTTGCGCAGGGTGTTCAGGGGTACACGAAATCTCAAGGGGTGTCAGCGAAGGGAGCGCGTCCGCATCAACCGACACCGTAGAGCATGCGCGCCCAAGCCATGAGGGC
The sequence above is a segment of the Deinococcota bacterium genome. Coding sequences within it:
- a CDS encoding DJ-1/PfpI family protein — translated: MHIGIFTEDHFDDREFIYPYYRVQEAGFEPLVIGPEVKAYRSKEGLEVEAEAAAAEVKADELAGLIVPGGYAPDRMRRHPAMLEIVRTVDAAKRPLGSICHAGWVLISARVVKGRRLTGHPSTRDDLENAGAHYHEDRIVTDGNLVTAQHYRDLPGFMAAYLEVLGRGPGQV
- a CDS encoding aldo/keto reductase, which produces MTEKTTEKTTEKTTEKTRRELEARALGKTGILVTRLGLGLWAAGGDEWGPVDDKASLETIEAALEGGVTFFDTADVYGQGHSEELLGRAMKGRRERFVVASKIGWTGFDGARGRSAYDTVDGLVAGVESNLRRLGTDYLDLIQSHINFREPTMEVFLEGFARLKKEGKVRAYGVSTSDFDYLGAFNHDGGCDSLQIDYSILNRTPEAEIFPYCQEHGVAVIVRGPLAMGLLTDKFDADSAFPEGDFRRRWQEVPEEREVYLDDLAKVKALRSLTNRRTMAQLALQFVLAHPAVTTVIPGAKNVSQLEQNLSVASLPPLGEEAMRKIDAVTPPGGGRKVWPA
- a CDS encoding basic amino acid ABC transporter substrate-binding protein, with the translated sequence MPKPLALLAALTLTLSLSLGLAQDLAQDLGGRVITIGSDTTYPPFEFVAEDGSTVGFDVDVMNAICERVNCLPQFQTAAWDGIFPALAAGEFDMVVSGVTITEERAQIVEFSEPYLSFTQVVVVRAGQSEIDAETLRTGNHTVAAQIGTTNEAQATDLAGEANVRSYDTFDLAFLALLNGDVDAVISDEPTAEEFVQLYAGELEISDRDLTSEELGFAFQQGSELIDPINAGLAMIREDGTLDALVEQWFSGEAAE
- a CDS encoding MFS transporter codes for the protein MAPPGLPPDRSPAAADARRKWYILASVSTGAFLATVMATSINVATPTLVRVFATDFAVVQWVVLAYLMVSTTLLLSIGRLADMLGKKPLFVAGFVIFTLGSLLCPLSPTIYWLIGFRVVQGLGAALLTALSLAIVTETFPDEERGKAIGVSGSILSSGIVIGPTLGGFLVDALSWQWVFLVNVPIGVLGTLAALRFIPASPARGGQRFDLAGAALLFVSLIAALLALTLGQQEGFGSPRVLGLFALGILSGGLFIVTEAKVPEPMLELTLFRNTLLSIGLVTGLATFVAISGTIFLMPFYLEGVLGYPPRQVGVLMAIVPVVLVVIAPISGALSDRFGSRLITVLGLALILSGYLAVGTLDEETTALGYVLRFLPLGLGMGTFQAPNNSAIMGAVPKAYLGVAGGLLTMTRTFGATAGIAALGALWATRVALRAAQEGGPSASAAAQVAGLQDMFVAVQVMILLALLLSLWGLLAERRTPSTSA
- a CDS encoding amino acid ABC transporter permease; this encodes MKKASALGSQPAPRRKHGDKRGGVFGRLRPSYLILLVIGAASLYLFLTQPSYAQTLRFLRPGVLITAVATLSGYLGASVLGLVLAALLLLRLGRRTILTFSVLTAVLAAGSLYFFNAASQSYSLVGAEEGNLAVVAGTPRRAIDEARGTPPRPFRSFASSEAALAALAEGGATGALVPEGAAPEAQGATITLLSDADRRAGVTLAVLAVLLLLLTFGAWTSREHPLAIFAELYVDLVRGIPMLVVLIYVGFVIAPAVRDASAGVVNLPNLTRGILGLMLGYAAYLAEIFRAGIEAVPRGQSEAARSLGLTGAQTMRFVILPQALRIVIPPLGNEFIAMLKDSSLLTILSVTEITQLARQNQSRTFNTFETWNTAALLYLALTLAASSLLDRLERRSKRAER